One segment of Chionomys nivalis chromosome 3, mChiNiv1.1, whole genome shotgun sequence DNA contains the following:
- the Tpst2 gene encoding protein-tyrosine sulfotransferase 2 has product MRRAPCLGLRPWLGMRLSVRKVLLAAGCALALVLALQLGQQVLECRAVLGGMRSPRRMRPEQEELVMLGANQVEYRYGKAMPLIFVGGVPRSGTTLMRAMLDAHPEVRCGEETRIIPRVLAMRQAWSKSGREKLRLDEAGVTDEVLDAAMQAFILEVIAKHGEPARVLCNKDPFTLKSSVYLARLFPNSKFLLMVRDGRASVHSMITRKVTIAGFDLSSYRDCLTKWNKAIEVMYAQCMEVGRDKCLPVYYEQLVLHPRRSLKRILDFLGITWSDTVLHHEDLIGKPGGVSLSKIERSTDQVIKPVNLEALSKWTGHIPGDVVRDMAQIAPMLARLGYDPYANPPNYGNPDPIVINNTHRVLKGDYKTPANLKGYFQVNQNSTSPHLGSS; this is encoded by the exons ATGAGGCGGGCCCCCTGCCTGGGCCTGCGCCCCTGGCTGGGCATGCGCCTGTCGGTGCGTAAGGTgttgctggctgctggctgcgCACTGGCCCTGGTGCTGGCCTTGCAGCTTGGGCAGCAAGTGTTAGAGTGCCGGGCAGTGCTCGGGGGCATGCGGAGCCCAAGGAGGATGCGGCCAGAGCAGGAGGAACTGGTGATGCTTGGTGCCAACCAGGTGGAGTACCGCTATGGCAAGGCCATGCCACTCATCTTTGTGGGTGGCGTACCTCGCAGCGGCACCACCCTCATGCGCGCCATGCTGGACGCGCACCCTGAGGTGCGCTGTGGGGAAGAGACGCGCATCATCCCTCGTGTGCTGGCCATGCGGCAGGCCTGGTCAAAGTCTGGCCGGGAGAAGCTGCGACTGGACGAAGCAGGTGTGACTGACGAGGTGCTGGATGCCGCCATGCAGGCCTTCATCCTGGAGGTGATTGCCAAGCATGGTGAGCCAGCACGTGTGCTGTGTAACAAAGACCCCTTCACGCTCAAGTCCTCTGTCTACTTGGCACGCCTGTTCCCCAACTCCAAATTTCTGCTGATGGTGCGCGATGGCCGGGCCTCCGTGCACTCCATGATCACTCGCAAGGTCACCATCGCAGGCTTTGACCTCAGCAGCTACCGAGACTGTCTTACAAAGTGGAACAAGGCCATAGAGGTGATGTACGCACAGTGCATGGAGGTGGGCAGAGACAAGTGCCTGCCTGTGTACTATGAGCAGTTGGTGCTGCACCCCCGGCGCTCACTCAAGCGCATCCTAGACTTCCTGGGCATCACCTGGAGTGACACAGTCCTGCACCATGAGGACCTCATTGGCAAGCCTGGGGGCGTCTCCTTGTCCAA GATTGAGCGGTCCACAGACCAGGTCATCAAACCCGTGAACTTGGAAGCACTCTCCAAGTGGACCGGCCACATCCCTGGAGACGTGGTGAGGGATATGGCCCAGATTGCCCCCATGCTGGCTCGGCTTGGCTATGACCCATATGCAAACCCGCCCAACTATGGAAACCCTGACCCGATTGTCATCAACAACACACACCGG GTCTTGAAAGGAGACTATAAAACGCCAGCCAATCTGAAAGGATATTTTCAG GTGAACCAGAACAGCACCTCCCCGCACCTGGGAAGTTCGTGA